Proteins found in one Tamandua tetradactyla isolate mTamTet1 chromosome 1, mTamTet1.pri, whole genome shotgun sequence genomic segment:
- the TWIST1 gene encoding twist-related protein 1: MMQDVSSSPVSPADDSLSNSEEEPDRQQAPSGKRGGRKRRSSRRSAGGGAGPGGAAGGGVGGGDEPGSPAQGKRGKKSAGCGGAGGGGGSSSGGGSPQSYEELQTQRVMANVRERQRTQSLNEAFAALRKIIPTLPSDKLSKIQTLKLAARYIDFLYQVLQSDELDSKMASCSYVAHERLSYAFSVWRMEGAWSMSASH, encoded by the coding sequence ATGATGCAGGACGTGTCCAGCTCGCCAGTCTCGCCGGCCGACGACAGCCTGAGCAACAGCGAGGAGGAGCCCGATCGGCAGCAGGCGCCGAGCGGCAAGCGCGGGGGACGCAAGCGGCGCAGCAGCCGGCGCAGCGCAGGCGGCGGCGCGGGGCCCGGTGGGGCCGCGGGCGGGGGCGTCGGAGGCGGCGACGAGCCGGGCAGCCCGGCACAGGGCAAGCGCGGCAAGAAGTCTGCGGGCTGCGGcggcgcgggcggcggcggcggcagcagcagcggTGGCGGGAGCCCCCAGTCCTACGAGGAGCTGCAGACGCAACGGGTCATGGCCAACGTGCGGGAGCGCCAGCGCACGCAGTCGCTCAACGAGGCGTTTGCCGCGCTGCGCAAGATCATCCCCACGCTGCCCTCGGACAAGCTGAGCAAGATCCAGACCCTCAAGCTAGCGGCCAGGTACATCGACTTCCTCTACCAGGTCCTCCAGAGCGACGAGCTGGACTCCAAGATGGCAAGTTGCAGCTATGTGGCCCACGAGCGGCTCAGCTACGCCTTCTCGGTCTGGAGGATGGAGGGGGCCTGGTCCATGTCTGCGTCCCACTAG